One segment of Prionailurus bengalensis isolate Pbe53 chromosome D4, Fcat_Pben_1.1_paternal_pri, whole genome shotgun sequence DNA contains the following:
- the SMIM27 gene encoding small integral membrane protein 27 encodes MKPVSRRTLDWIYSVLLLAIVLLSWGYVIYASTVVARRQLSKKYPDKILGMNENL; translated from the exons ATGAAGCCAGTGAGTCGCCGCACCCTGGACTGGATTTATTCAGTG TTGCTTCTCGCGATCGTATTGCTCTCCTGGGGATATGTCATCTATGCATCAACAGTAGTCGCACGACGACAGCTAAGCAAGAAATACCCAGACAAAATCTTGGGGATGAATGAGAATTTGTAA
- the NDUFB6 gene encoding NADH dehydrogenase [ubiquinone] 1 beta subcomplex subunit 6: protein MSGYTPDEKLRLQQLRELRRRWLKDQELSPREPVLPPQRVWPMERFWNKFLQDQAPWKKVIYKAYGHSIFAFTHVLIPAWIIHYYIKYHVNAKPYAIVERKPRIFPGDTILETGEVIPPMKEFPDQHH from the exons ATGTCGGGGTACACGCCCGATGAGAAACTGCGGCTGCAGCAGCTCCGAGAGCTGAGAAGGCGATGGCTAAAGGACCAAGAACTGAGCCCCCGGGAGCCGGTGCTGCCCCCGCAGAGGGTGTGGCCTATGGAGAGATTCTGGAATAAGTTTTTGCAGGACCAGGCCCCCTGGAAGAAGGTG ATTTATAAGGCATATGGACACAGTATCTTTGCTTTTACTCATGTACTTATACCTGCCTGGATTATTCATTATTATATCAAATATCATGTGAAT GCAAAACCATATGCCATTGTTGAAAGGAAGCCCAGAATATTCCCA ggTGATACAATTCTGGAGACTGGAGAAGTAATTCCACCAATGAAAGAATTTCCTGATCAGCATCACtga